In Nitrosococcus oceani ATCC 19707, the following proteins share a genomic window:
- a CDS encoding DUF2066 domain-containing protein, whose protein sequence is MKQVALAIVIFYVLPLEVQAIGAVDLYEAQVPVSNQTPEEQARAVKEAFQKVLLKVMGNRRTLARAPLALLLEKSSSLVQKFRYNASDEENGAATFWVRFDPLGVEQLLRQKALPVWGQVRPILLLWVAIEEGRHRYLVDADGNLPAAEILEEQAGVRGMPVILPLWDLEDRSQLSFSDIWGNFPEPILAASKRYPASVQLVGRLSRQSEDDWQARWTLYGVDKARDWRVNGEFEQVLRAGIDKSVDTIAAQIVPATGNNSLSSVQVRVTGVTSFMDYARLFSYLSSLSQVITMEPVQLSRAEAKFRLELRGKAEGLATSIRFGRVLVRATEGMGTNIEPNHMELNYRLLP, encoded by the coding sequence ATGAAGCAAGTTGCTTTGGCGATAGTGATATTTTATGTGCTGCCATTAGAGGTTCAAGCGATAGGAGCGGTGGATCTTTATGAAGCCCAGGTGCCTGTAAGTAATCAAACCCCCGAGGAGCAGGCGAGGGCGGTGAAAGAGGCTTTTCAAAAGGTGTTATTGAAAGTGATGGGAAACCGGCGTACCTTGGCTCGCGCACCCCTTGCCTTGTTGCTTGAGAAGTCCTCCAGTTTGGTTCAGAAATTTCGCTATAATGCTTCTGATGAGGAAAACGGTGCGGCGACCTTTTGGGTTCGTTTTGACCCACTGGGTGTAGAGCAATTGTTACGGCAGAAAGCGCTGCCCGTATGGGGCCAGGTCCGTCCTATTTTATTGTTATGGGTTGCGATTGAAGAAGGCAGGCACCGCTATTTGGTAGATGCAGACGGCAATTTGCCTGCTGCCGAAATCCTGGAAGAGCAAGCAGGAGTACGGGGGATGCCCGTGATTTTACCTCTTTGGGATTTAGAGGATCGATCCCAGCTGTCTTTCAGCGATATTTGGGGTAATTTCCCTGAGCCTATACTGGCTGCTTCCAAGCGCTATCCCGCTTCGGTACAGTTAGTGGGGCGTTTGTCGCGCCAGAGTGAGGATGATTGGCAGGCCCGTTGGACTCTTTACGGCGTTGATAAAGCGCGAGACTGGCGGGTTAATGGCGAGTTTGAACAGGTGTTGCGTGCTGGTATCGATAAATCAGTAGACACGATTGCTGCCCAGATAGTGCCGGCTACCGGGAATAATTCACTATCCTCGGTGCAGGTTAGGGTGACCGGAGTAACCTCGTTTATGGATTATGCTCGTCTCTTCTCTTATCTCAGCAGCCTTAGTCAAGTGATCACCATGGAGCCAGTACAATTATCCCGGGCAGAAGCAAAATTTAGGCTTGAATTGCGGGGAAAGGCCGAGGGGTTAGCCACTTCCATCCGCTTTGGGAGGGTTTTGGTGCGAGCAACGGAAGGTATGGGCACAAACATAGAGCCGAATCACATGGAATTGAATTATCGGCTATTACCTTAA
- a CDS encoding CDP-alcohol phosphatidyltransferase family protein, whose product MQVRDIPNLLTGIRILLVVPLIYALLEENYLLALWVIFVAGISDGLDGFLAKHYHWQSRLGSILDPLADKLLLISSFIMLAWLGHLPYWLMLLALGRDLAIVLGGISYHFFIGPFEMEPVPLSKLNTLCQVLLVMAVIIAQLPGLDILQLTDWLIYLVALTTILSGMQYIWHWGGRAWRLNRTQKTNAESRRRRPQSTNHG is encoded by the coding sequence ATGCAAGTAAGAGATATCCCTAACCTTCTTACTGGAATACGCATCTTATTAGTGGTGCCGCTCATCTATGCGCTGCTGGAAGAAAACTATTTGCTTGCTTTATGGGTTATTTTTGTGGCGGGCATTTCCGACGGTTTAGATGGATTTCTTGCCAAGCATTATCATTGGCAGAGTAGACTTGGCTCAATCCTTGACCCTCTAGCCGATAAGTTGTTGTTAATATCGAGCTTTATCATGCTAGCTTGGCTGGGCCATCTGCCCTATTGGCTGATGTTGTTAGCTCTTGGCAGGGATTTGGCCATTGTGTTAGGCGGCATTAGCTATCATTTTTTTATTGGCCCTTTTGAAATGGAGCCCGTTCCACTCAGCAAGCTGAACACATTATGTCAAGTATTATTGGTTATGGCTGTTATAATCGCCCAGTTACCAGGATTGGACATTCTCCAATTAACGGATTGGCTTATCTATTTAGTGGCGCTTACTACTATTTTAAGCGGTATGCAATATATTTGGCATTGGGGAGGGCGGGCTTGGCGGTTGAACAGAACCCAAAAAACAAACGCTGAATCTCGCCGGCGACGGCCGCAAAGCACAAATCACGGGTGA
- the hda gene encoding DnaA regulatory inactivator Hda, with the protein MVTQQLPLPIGDSGAPSFENYYLAAANRESVAAVERCGQGKGDRFLCLRGPSGVGKTHLLLAACQIAAQKGERVAYVPLKRAVIMAPEILGGLEVAAFVAIDDIDHIAGYRHWEESLLHLYNLLQEGRGRLLLASTDKPSTLHWLLPDLRSRLGWGLGYQLQPLDDHQKHAALQFQAAKRGLELPDEVAGFLLRHSERDMHSLSSILAQLERASMAAQRRLTVPFVRQVLDI; encoded by the coding sequence TTGGTTACTCAGCAACTTCCTCTGCCCATTGGGGATTCCGGTGCTCCCAGTTTTGAGAATTATTATCTCGCTGCGGCCAACCGCGAGTCTGTTGCAGCGGTAGAACGCTGCGGGCAAGGAAAAGGAGATCGTTTTCTTTGCCTCCGAGGACCTTCGGGGGTAGGAAAAACTCACTTATTGCTTGCTGCTTGTCAGATCGCGGCCCAAAAGGGTGAGCGGGTTGCTTATGTTCCCTTGAAACGGGCCGTTATCATGGCGCCCGAAATTCTGGGGGGATTGGAGGTTGCCGCCTTCGTTGCCATTGATGATATCGATCATATTGCCGGTTACCGTCATTGGGAAGAGTCCTTGCTTCACCTTTATAATCTCCTGCAGGAGGGGCGAGGCCGGCTCCTGCTGGCTTCCACCGATAAACCTAGTACGCTCCATTGGCTTTTGCCCGATCTCCGCTCCCGCTTAGGATGGGGGCTGGGTTATCAGCTCCAGCCCTTGGACGATCATCAAAAGCATGCCGCGTTACAATTCCAGGCCGCGAAAAGAGGCTTGGAGTTGCCAGATGAGGTAGCAGGTTTTTTATTACGCCATAGCGAGCGGGATATGCACTCTTTGAGCAGTATACTGGCACAGTTAGAGCGTGCCTCCATGGCGGCTCAGAGGCGGCTGACTGTTCCTTTTGTACGGCAAGTTTTAGACATATAA